Proteins encoded together in one Sander lucioperca isolate FBNREF2018 chromosome 17, SLUC_FBN_1.2, whole genome shotgun sequence window:
- the LOC116052125 gene encoding Fc receptor-like protein 4, with protein MEVTALRIRLLISVLFLLCAFNQKAYSVFLRVDPNRLQFFEYEPVTFHCEGVKGQVLSCRTTSRQASKHVSCYIKNIFLEDSGEYWCEAEGGERSNSVNITVTDHSVILESPALPVMEGEAVTLSCGNKTASFILQTDFYKNGHLISSSSTGEMTLHSVSKSDEGLYKCSISGVGESPESWLTVRETLKAVPPETCPSSDDAFLILRTVLPLVMMAPLLLLLGLLHCGRL; from the exons ATGGAGGTCACAGCTCTCCGCATCAGACTGT TGATCAGTGTGTTGTTCCTGCTGTGTGCATTTAATCAGAAAGCCT ATTCAGTGTTTCTTCGAGTCGACCCAAACAGGCTGCAGTTCTTTGAATATGAGCCTGTAACGTTCCATTGTGAGGGGGTCAAAGGGCAAGTACTCTCATGTAGAACTACTAGTAGGCAGGCATCCAAACATGTTTCCTGttacattaaaaatatttttctagaaGACAGTGGAGAGTACTGGTGTGAGGCTGAAGGGGGGGAGAGAAGCAACAGCGtcaacatcactgtcactg ACCATTCAGTGATCCTGGAGAGTCCTGCTCTTCCTGTGATGGAGGGAGAAGCTGTGACTCTGAGCTGTGGAAACAAGACAGCTTCTTTCATTCTCCAAACTGATTTCTATAAAAATGGCCACCTCATCAGTAGCAGCTCAACAGGAGAGATGACCCTCCACAGTGTTTCCAAGTCTGATGAAGGACTCTACAAGTGCAGCATATCTGGAGTTGGAGAATCACCAGAGAGTTGGCTGACCGTCAGAGAGACACTAAAGG CAGTTCCTCCAGAGACTTGTCCGTCCTCTGATGATGCGTTCCTCATCTTAAGAACCGTTCTCCCCCTGGTGATGATggctcctctgctgctgctgctgggactaCTGCACTGTGGGAGACTCTGA